From the Billgrantia sulfidoxydans genome, one window contains:
- the purB gene encoding adenylosuccinate lyase, translated as MPLTALTALSPVDGRYAGKAEALREHFSEFGLIRARVTVEIRWLQRLAEQGGIVEVPPLSAEATAFLEAMIRDFSLADAERIKEIERTTNHDVKAVEYFIKEKIAAQPELHAITEFVHFACTSEDINNLSHGVMLADGLKTLLPVMHQVADEVARLAQKHAGLPMLSRTHGQTATPTTLGKEMANVAYRLRRQLKQIESVEILGKINGAVGNYNAHLATYPDVDWEANARTFVEGLGLAFNPYTTQIEPHDYIAELFDAICRFNTVLIDFDRDVWGYISLGYFKQKTVAGEIGSSTMPHKVNPIDFENSEGNLGLANAVLGHLAQKLPISRWQRDLTDSTVLRNLGVGLAYGLIAYHAALKGIGKLEANPARLAEDLDASWEVLAEPIQTVMRRYGIEKPYEKLKELTRGKRIDQAGFAAFIDTLELPAEVKDELKALTPATYVGNAEAQARRL; from the coding sequence CTGCCCCTCACCGCTCTTACCGCCCTTTCCCCCGTCGACGGCCGCTACGCCGGCAAGGCCGAAGCGCTGCGCGAGCACTTCAGCGAGTTCGGCCTGATCCGCGCCCGCGTCACGGTCGAGATCCGTTGGCTGCAGCGTCTCGCCGAGCAGGGCGGCATCGTCGAGGTGCCGCCGCTCTCCGCCGAGGCCACCGCCTTTCTCGAGGCCATGATTCGCGACTTCTCGCTGGCCGACGCCGAGCGCATCAAGGAGATCGAACGCACCACCAACCACGACGTCAAGGCAGTGGAGTACTTCATCAAGGAGAAGATCGCCGCACAACCCGAGCTGCACGCGATCACCGAGTTCGTGCACTTCGCCTGCACCAGCGAAGACATCAACAACCTCTCCCACGGCGTGATGCTCGCCGACGGCCTCAAGACCCTGCTGCCGGTGATGCACCAGGTAGCCGACGAGGTCGCGCGTTTGGCCCAGAAGCATGCCGGCCTGCCGATGCTCTCGCGCACCCACGGCCAGACGGCAACTCCGACGACGCTGGGCAAGGAGATGGCCAACGTCGCCTACCGCCTGCGCCGCCAGCTGAAGCAGATCGAGAGCGTCGAGATCCTGGGCAAGATCAACGGGGCGGTGGGCAACTACAACGCTCACCTGGCGACCTACCCCGACGTGGACTGGGAGGCCAACGCGCGTACCTTCGTCGAGGGCCTGGGGCTGGCCTTCAACCCCTACACCACCCAGATCGAGCCTCACGACTACATCGCCGAGCTGTTCGACGCCATCTGCCGCTTCAACACCGTGCTGATCGACTTCGACCGCGACGTGTGGGGCTACATCTCGCTGGGCTACTTCAAGCAGAAGACCGTGGCCGGCGAGATCGGCTCCTCGACCATGCCGCACAAGGTCAACCCCATCGACTTCGAGAACTCCGAGGGCAACCTGGGCCTGGCCAACGCCGTTCTCGGTCATCTGGCGCAGAAGCTGCCGATCTCACGCTGGCAGCGCGACCTCACCGACTCCACCGTACTGCGCAACCTCGGCGTCGGCCTGGCCTATGGCCTGATCGCCTATCACGCGGCGCTCAAGGGCATCGGCAAGCTCGAGGCCAACCCGGCGCGCCTGGCCGAGGACCTCGACGCCAGCTGGGAGGTGCTCGCCGAGCCGATCCAGACGGTGATGCGCCGCTACGGCATCGAGAAGCCCTACGAGAAGCTCAAGGAGCTGACCCGCGGCAAGCGCATCGACCAGGCCGGCTTTGCCGCCTTCATCGACACGCTCGAACTGCCGGCCGAGGTGAAGGACGAGCTCAAGGCGCTGACGCCGGCCACCTACGTCGGCAACGCCGAGGCCCAGGCCCGCCGGCTCTGA
- the hflD gene encoding high frequency lysogenization protein HflD codes for MNTTPIHRAPDSATARQALALAGVFQAASLVDELARTGQVDTRPWETLIRATLDTDPESFEAIYGGHPNNLRRGLEVLEAVVGRTQANPVVLRYGFSLLLLMNKLRSDSDMMSTLGRHLSRIQGQAEHFGATHENVIASLGEAYQETLSTLKTRIVVQGDPSMLQSRMMPERVRAILLGGIRFALLWHQQGGRRWKLVFQRSALRKALDQLG; via the coding sequence ATGAACACCACCCCCATCCATCGCGCCCCCGACTCCGCCACGGCGCGTCAGGCCCTGGCGTTGGCCGGCGTGTTCCAGGCCGCCAGCCTGGTCGACGAACTGGCCCGCACCGGCCAGGTCGACACCCGCCCCTGGGAGACCCTGATTCGCGCCACCCTGGATACCGATCCCGAAAGCTTCGAGGCGATCTACGGCGGCCACCCCAACAACCTGCGCCGCGGCCTCGAGGTGCTCGAGGCCGTGGTGGGGCGCACGCAGGCCAACCCGGTGGTGCTGCGCTACGGTTTCTCGCTGCTGCTGCTGATGAACAAGCTGCGTAGCGACAGTGACATGATGAGCACGCTCGGTCGCCACTTGAGTCGCATCCAGGGCCAGGCCGAGCATTTCGGCGCCACCCACGAGAACGTCATTGCCAGCCTCGGCGAGGCCTACCAGGAGACGCTCTCGACCCTGAAGACGCGCATCGTGGTGCAGGGCGACCCCTCGATGCTGCAGAGCCGCATGATGCCCGAACGGGTGCGTGCCATCCTGCTCGGCGGCATCCGTTTCGCCCTGCTCTGGCACCAGCAGGGCGGCCGGCGCTGGAAGCTGGTGTTCCAGCGCAGCGCCCTCAGGAAGGCCCTGGACCAGCTGGGCTGA